A single window of Venturia canescens isolate UGA chromosome 3, ASM1945775v1, whole genome shotgun sequence DNA harbors:
- the LOC122408250 gene encoding endoplasmic reticulum lectin 1, giving the protein MSQIKLTSWIILLDLVLLARGSDFTGLDDTEVVFKINWPGKSTVEFPEFPVNAEPYIITTANNEKYQCHIPDTTQRESESTENIQRVDPMELLEPLFMQSTCSFRLESYWTYEICHGRHVRQYHEEREGTQVKTHQYFLGTFDKQKFRVRNTEKWLKQEHSQSEPPVKKVDGINMPYVEVEMTDGTMCDLSNKPRSIKLLYICYEHGKHEILSLEETSTCEYEAVVLSPLICAHPDYKTRGMGENEINCLPLEGSPRKPHSLLALEVESLKFRHQKVADEKAHKVHAILHVDKEGQDGEARVRVEIHPVDILEKHNIDESGNALLEQGPSDTTPVLSFLSGKNCLHGGNGWWKYEFCYGRSVVQYHIERDGSKTIVDLGKFDRDKHIQWIKAHPQKRPKPLAERKQLSHFYSDGSSCDKTGKLRQTEVRLKCIENPTTSPSSVSLFLLEPKICEYILGVESPLICDILQHADENGLMREDAGLELEDFKSSMEPASKKEDDLDERIANSDEL; this is encoded by the exons ATGTCGCAAATAAAATTGACATCGTGGATTATACTATTAGATTTAGTTTTGTTAGCCCGGGGAAGTGATTTCACTGGACTTGATGATACCGAAGTTGTATTCAAGATCAATTGGCCAGGAAAGAGTACAGTCGAGTTTCCA gAATTCCCAGTAAATGCAGAGCCTTATATTATAACAACagcaaataatgaaaaatatcaatgtcACATTCCTGATACAACGCAACGAGAGAGCGAGTctacagaaaatattcaacgTGTTGATCCTATGGAATTACTGGAGCCGCTTTTTATGCAGAGCACCTGTTCTTTTcga TTGGAATCTTACTGGACATACGAAATATGCCACGGTCGTCACGTCCGTCAATACCACGAAGAACGAGAAGGAACACAAGTCAAAActcatcaatattttctcggCACGTTTGACAAACAGAAGTTCAGAGTccgaaatactgaaaaatggTTAAAGCAGGAACACAGTCAATCTGAACCACCGGTCAAAAAAGTTGATGGCATAAATATGCCATATGTGGAGGTTGAAATGACTGACGGAACCATGTGTGACTTGAGCAACAAACCAAGATCGATAAAACTTCTTTACATCTGTTACGAGCATGGGAAACATGAAATTTTATCGCTGGAAGAAACTTCCACTTGCGAATACGAAGCAGTTGTGCTCTCACCATTAATATGCGCTCATCCGGATTACAAAACACGAGGAATGggtgaaaacgaaataaattgtttgcCCCTCGAAGGTTCACCAAGAAAACCGCATTCACTCCTCGCTCTTGAAGTTGAAAGTCTCAAATTCAGGCACCAAAAAGTCGCG GACGAGAAGGCACACAAAGTCCATGCAATCTTGCATGTAGACAAGGAGGGTCAG GATGGCGAAGCTCGAGTTCGTGTAGAAATACACCCGGTCGATATCCTGGAGAAGCACAACATTGACGAATCCGGAAACGCGTTGCTCGAACAGGGGCCATCGGATACGACTCCTGTTCTTAGTTTTCTCAGCGGTAAAAATTGTTTACACGGG ggCAATGGCTGGtggaaatacgaattttgttACGGACGCTCGGTCGTCCAATATCACATCGAACGAGACGGAAGCAAAACGATCGTCGATCTCGGAAAATTCGATAGGGACAAGCACATTCAATGGATCAAAGCCCATCCCCAAAAACGACCAAAACCATTAGCAGAGAGAAAACAACTTTCACACTTCTACAGCGATGGTAGCAGCTGCGATAAAACTGGAAAATTGAGACAAACCGAG GTAAGATTGAAGTGCATCGAAAATCCGACAACCAGTCCATCAAGCGTGTCGCTATTTCTGCTAGAGCCGAAAATCTGCGAATATATACTGGGAGTGGAATCACCGTTGATTTGCGATATTCTCCAGCACGCAGATGAGAACGGTTTGATGCGCGAGGACGCGGGTCTGGAGTTGGAAGATTTTAAATCATCGATGGAGCCTGCATCGAAGAAAGAGGATGATTTGGACGAGAGAATAGCGAACAGCGACGAATTGTAA
- the LOC122407987 gene encoding mitochondrial import receptor subunit TOM40 homolog 1-like, whose product MGIVHALTRTSPDDSEKSSNYVRTCVQCNDLASSDPGNPGSFQDIHKKVKDLYPHNFEGGKLSINRLLSNHFRIAHSIVLSPITPSGYKFGAFYEGTTMIGKKERYPSLGCTIMPNGNQTIQFMHTLGCRYRVKFNAQIADKKYRACASELEYRSDNCTMSVSLKNPDFMKVNGTLALYFLQAVSSGLALGVEIACLRDDEIEGQRTIISGAARYSTGPFTVSTTLGKAGLHVCCHRRASEQLQLGAELEVNLRSHESQGTLVYQIHVPKADFTFKGMLDSECTVSGVFEKNLSSIFKSSLLLSGALNHSKGQFRVGIGLNVG is encoded by the coding sequence ATGGGTATAGTGCACGCGTTAACGCGAACGTCACCAGACGATTCAGAGAAATCGTCGAATTACGTACGAACGTGTGTACAATGCAATGATCTGGCAAGTTCGGATCCAGGAAATCCAGGGAGTTTTCAAGATATTCATAAGAAAGTAAAGGATCTTTATCCCCATAATTTCGAGGGTGGAAAATTGTCGATCAACAGATTACTGAGCAATCACTTCCGGATTGCTCACAGTATTGTATTGAGCCCAATAACACCGTCCGGGTACAAATTCGGAGCTTTTTACGAGGGTACAACgatgattggaaaaaaagagcGTTATCCATCGCTCGGTTGCACGATTATGCCGAACGGCAATCAGACTATTCAATTTATGCACACGCTCGGTTGTCGATACAGAGTCAAATTTAACGCTCAAATAGCCGATAAAAAGTACAGAGCTTGTGCAAGCGAGCTGGAATATCGATCGGACAATTGCACGATGTCCGTGTCCTTGAAAAATCCTGATTTCATGAAAGTCAACGGTACATTAGCGCTGTACTTCTTGCAAGCGGTCTCTTCGGGCCTCGCTCTCGGAGTCGAAATTGCGTGTTTGCGAGACGATGAGATTGAAGGTCAACGAACGATTATTTCCGGAGCTGCGCGATACAGCACCGGGCCGTTCACCGTTTCGACGACTCTGGGCAAGGCTGGTCTTCACGTTTGTTGTCATCGACGTGCCAGCGAACAACTCCAGCTCGGGGCAGAGCTCGAAGTCAATCTGAGAAGCCACGAGTCCCAGGGGACACTAGTTTATCAGATTCACGTACCCAAAGCTGATTTCACGTTCAAAGGGATGCTCGACTCCGAGTGCACAGTTTCTGGTGTATTCGAGAAAAACTTGTCGTCGATATTCAAATCTTCGCTGCTTTTAAGCGGCGCTTTGAATCACAGTAAAGGACAATTCCGGGTTGGCATCGGCCTCAATGTTGGATGA
- the LOC122408253 gene encoding HCLS1-associated protein X-1 has translation MSIFDTFFQKLFGRRNNHQPPNQDFEDHRQYGDRFRNPIWQTDDDDDDEAGDFRHPGTGMHFSVFSDPVEMTRYFESQMDNMLKNFFHGFGQGFGNAIENFEDNGSLPALPAPQPKSLRESFLKPGYEYPQSKESGAPKLDHDLDGQLSAADLTKVWKEPDSVEPRQSQMPHSQFSFRSFGKSMSTQMIRQPDGTIEQRQTITDSDGNTETIITRQFGDKTHTIKTRRDKNGVETKTEDLINLDENQLADFEKKWQPVEGPKIESGTLSSFPWHKYFNFNPKL, from the exons atgtcaatttttgataccttttttcaaaaattatttggCCGTCGAAACAATCATCAACCACCGAATCAAGA ttttgaaGATCATCGCCAATATGGAGATCGGTTCCGAAATCCAATTTGGCAAAcagacgacgatgacgacgatgaAGCAGGTGACTTCAG GCATCCTGGAACAGGAATGCATTTCAGTGTATTTTCCGATCCTGTTGAAATGACACGTTATTTTGAATCACAAATGGACAATATGCTGAAGAATTTCTTTCACGGATTTGGTCAGGGATTCGGCAATGCCATTGAAAACTTTGAAG ATAATGGTTCTTTGCCTGCCCTCCCGGCACCTCAGCCAAAGAGTTTGAGAGAAAGTTTTCTAAAGCCAGGATATGAATATCCACAGTCCAAAGAATCAGGTGCTCCAAAATTAGATCATGACTTGGATGGCCA acTAAGCGCTGCGGATCTCACTAAAGTTTGGAAAGAGCCGGACTCTGTGGAACCCAGACAATCGCAAATGCCACATAGTCAATTTTCCTTCCGTTCTTTTGGAAAATCTATGTCCACTCAAATGATCCGACAACCTGATGGAACCATAGAACAAAGACAAACGATCACTGACAGCGATGGCAACACGGAAACTATTATAACTCGACAATTTGGGGACAAAACGCACACAATTAAAACTCGAAGAGACAAGAATGGTGTTGAAACGAAAACCGAAGATTTGATCAACCTGGATGAAA atCAATTGgccgattttgaaaaaaaatggcagccCGTCGAGGGTCCGAAAATCGAATCTGGCACTTTAAGTTCCTTCCCATGGCACaaatacttcaatttcaaTCCAAAGttgtag